A single region of the Raphanus sativus cultivar WK10039 chromosome 1, ASM80110v3, whole genome shotgun sequence genome encodes:
- the LOC108862271 gene encoding heavy metal-associated isoprenylated plant protein 37 gives MTKDEDFKLLKIQTYSLRVSIHCEGCNKKVKKLLQRIEGVYHVKVEAEHQKVTVSGSVDSATLINKLLKAGKHAEVWSPNPTTNPNQPQKPKTNDVVKNTQKGQKQGSAKSGLETFKPKNNPKGAACVKEEEGEDGGEEEEGEVQLPKPVNQQQQAVKKNSGGGPVNSGNNGVNATKKVNQKQNSQNQNNSQAMAAAMRMRNAAKVNSGVENNEIGALMGLAGFNGAATNAAVNPQNGMQQLQAPPLNNINSVTNHSMNTGNGGGMMINMNGYNPMNMQNRPLMHHHQPQQMMYQRPAFVPPPSNGYYYNYTPSPYTYYPYYPYPTEQQQHVSHPSATNMPGDEDASNNSSCNIM, from the exons ATGACTAAAGATGAAGACTTTAAGCTCCTAAAGATTCAG ACTTATTCCCTCAGAGTCAGTATCCATTGTGAAGGTTGTAACAAGAAAGTCAAGAAACTTCTTCAGAGGATCGAAG GAGTGTATCACGTAAAGGTAGAAGCAGAGCACCAAAAGGTAACCGTTTCAGGCTCTGTTGACTCGGCCACACTCATCAACAAGCTCCTGAAAGCAGGCAAACACGCCGAGGTTTGGTCTCCAAATCCAACCACCAACCCTAACCAGCCTCAGAAGCCCAAGACTAATGACGTTGTCAAGAACACTCAAAAGGGTCAAAAGCAAGGCTCTGCCAAAAGTGGTCTTGAAACCTTCAAACCCAAGAACAACCCCAAAGGTGCGGCATGTGTCAAGGAGGAAGAAGGTGAGGACGGAGGCGAGGAAGAAGAGGGGGAAGTTCAGTTACCTAAACCGGTGAATCAGCAGCAACAAGCCGTCAAGAAAAACAGTGGAGGAGGGCCAGTGAACAGTGGGAACAACGGAGTCAACGCGACAAAGAAAGTCAACCAAAAACAGAACAGCCAAAACCAGAACAATAGTCAAGCAATGGCGGCGGCTATGAGGATGAGAAACGCCGCAAAAGTGAACTCCGGTGTAGAAAACAACGAGATCGGAGCTCTCATGGGTCTAGCTGGATTTAACGGCGCAGCAACTAACGCCGCCGTTAACCCCCAAAACGGGATGCAACAACTTCAAGCTCCTCCGTTAAACAACATCAACAGCGTCACTAATCACAGCATGAACACTGGTAACGGAGGAGGCATGATGATAAACATGAACGGATACAATCCAATGAACATGCAGAACAGACCATTGATGCATCATCATCAGCCTCAACAGATGATGTACCAACGACCAGCTTTCGTTCCACCTCCAAGCAATGGGTATTACTACAATTATACCCCTAGTCCTTACACTTATTACCCTTATTATCCTTACCCAACAGAACAACAGCAGCATGTTAGTCATCCATCTGCAACGAACATGCCCGGTGATGAAGACGCTAGCAATAACAGCAGCTGCAACATCATGTAA
- the LOC108862262 gene encoding multicopper oxidase LPR1 encodes MESKLCRRRMNIAMVLIITLTWLGGICGEFEEQLFEVGKLKMFVDELPDMPRLNGFRSVHGVLKPISLQIGMFLTKWKFHRDLPPTPVFAYGTSRRSATVPGPTIEAVYGVDTYVTWRNHLPSSHILPLDLTISPASPKRGGIPTVVHLHGGIHEPSSDGNADAWFTSGFKETGPKWTKTTMHYENMQQPGNMWYHDHAMGLTRVNLLAGLVGAYILRHDTVESPLRLPTGHEFDRPLVVFDRSFRADGSIYMNATGNNPSIHPQWQPEYFGDAIIVNGKAWPRLTVRRRRYRFRVINASNARFFRFFFSNGLDFVVIGSDSAYLSEPVTTKSVLLSPSEIVDVVVDFSKSPSRTAVLANDAPYPYPGGDPVNEESGKVMKFIVSDEYEDDTWTIPKRLINYPSADVSNAVLTRYISMYEYVSDSDEPTHLYVNGLPYDAPVTETPKSGTIEVWEVINLTEDNHPLHIHLGLFKVVEQTALLAAGLEEFKECMTKHNDAVKCQISKYVRGKKTAVAAHERGWKNVFKMMPGHVTRILVRFAYIHSNASYPFDPTQEPGYVYHCHILDHEDNMMMRPLKVIN; translated from the exons ATGGAATCTAAGTTGTGTCGGAGGAGGATGAACATAGCCATGGTGCTAATAATAACGTTGACGTGGCTCGGTGGCATTTGCGGGGAGTTTGAGGAACAACTATTCGAAGTTGGGAAGCTAAAGATGTTCGTTGATGAGCTCCCAGATATGCCAAGGCTCAATGGCTTTCGCTCTGTTCATGGAGTCCTTAAACCCATTTCTCTTCAAATCGGCATGTTCCTCACCAAATGG AAATTCCACCGAGATTTACCTCCGACACCTGTGTTTGCATACGGTACATCACGAAGAAGTGCAACAGTTCCAGGTCCCACGATCGAAGCCGTCTATGGAGTAGACACATACGTGACATGGCGAAACCACCTCCCTTCATCTCACATCCTCCCTCTGGATCTCACAATCTCCCCGGCGTCTCCGAAACGCGGCGGGATCCCCACGGTGGTCCACTTACACGGCGGAATCCACGAACCATCAAGCGATGGAAACGCTGACGCTTGGTTCACTTCCGGTTTTAAAGAAACCGGCCCGAAATGGACCAAAACAACTATGCATTACGAAAACATGCAGCAGCCTGGTAACATGTGGTACCACGACCACGCCATGGGTTTGACCCGAGTCAACCTTCTCGCTGGTCTGGTAGGCGCGTACATTCTCCGCCACGACACCGTCGAGTCTCCTCTCCGGCTACCCACCGGCCACGAGTTCGACCGTCCGCTGGTCGTTTTTGACCGTAGCTTCCGTGCGGACGGTTCCATTTACATGAACGCCACCGGGAACAACCCGTCCATACACCCTCAGTGGCAACCGGAATACTTCGGCGACGCGATCATCGTCAACGGAAAAGCGTGGCCGAGATTAACCGTCCGGCGCCGGAGATACAGGTTCCGCGTCATAAACGCCAGCAACGCTAGGTTTTTCAGGTTCTTCTTCTCCAACGGTCTAGACTTCGTCGTGATAGGTTCGGACTCGGCGTACTTGTCGGAACCGGTCACGACCAAGTCGGTTCTCTTGTCTCCGTCTGAAATAGTAGATGTCGTCGTTGACTTTTCGAAGTCTCCGTCGCGCACGGCGGTGCTCGCCAACGACGCGCCGTATCCTTATCCTGGTGGTGATCCTGTCAACGAAGAAAGCGGCAAGGTTATGAAGTTTATAGTCAGCGACGAGTATGAGGATGACACGTGGACTATTCCAAAGAGGCTCATTAATTATCCGTCAGCTGACGTGTCAAACGCTGTGCTGACTCGGTACATATCTATGTACGAATACGTTAGTGACTCGGACGAGCCAACTCATTTGTACGTTAACGGCTTGCCCTACGATGCTCCGGTGACGGAAACTCCAAAATCAGGAACCATCGAG GTGTGGGAAGTGATTAACTTGACGGAGGATAACCATCCGTTACATATACATCTCGGACTGTTTAAAGTGGTGGAGCAAACGGCGTTACTAGCGGCCGGACTGGAGGAGTTCAAGGAGTGTATGACCAAACACAATGATGCCGTCAAGTGCCAGATTAGCAAATACGTACGTGGGAAAAAGACGGCGGTGGCGGCGCACGAGAGGGGTTGGAAGAACGTGTTCAAGATGATGCCGGGACATGTTACCAGGATACTGGTTCGGTTTGCTTATATCCATAGTAACGCATCTTACCCGTTCGACCCGACTCAAGAACCAGGTTACGTCTACCATTGTCAT ATATTGGACCATGAGGACAATATGATGATGAGGCCGCTTAAGGTCATCAACTGA